In one Rhodococcus sp. B50 genomic region, the following are encoded:
- a CDS encoding pyruvate carboxylase, which produces MFSKVLVANRGEIAIRAFRAAYELGAGTVAVFPYEDRNSLHRLKADEAYQIGDEGHPVRAYLSVEKIVEAAVSAGADAIYPGYGFLSENPDLAAACAEAGITFVGPSAEILELTGNKARAIASAKAAGLPVLASSEPSSDVDALVAASETMNFPVFVKAVAGGGGRGMRRVAEPSQLREAIEAASREADAAFGDPTVFLEQAVVNPRHIEVQILADKHGNVIHLYERDCSVQRRHQKVIELAPAPNLDPALRDRICADAVAFAEEIGYQCAGTVEFLVDERGNHVFIEMNPRIQVEHTVTEEITDVDLVQSQLRIAAGESLEELGLSQEGITIRGAALQCRITTEDPANGFRPDTGRITGYRTPGGAGIRLDGGTSVGAEISAHFDSMLVKLTCRGRNFETAVARARRAVAEFRIRGVATNIPFLQAVLDDADFRGGNVNTSFIEERPQLLTLRSSADRGTKILNYLADVTVNKPHGERPTTLYPHDKLPTIDPNAEPPAGSRQRLLDLGPEGFARALREQKAIGVTDTTFRDAHQSLLATRVRSKDLLTVAGHVARMTPQLLSIEAWGGATYDVALRFLHEDPWERLAALREAIPNINLQMLLRGRNTVGYTPYPEAVTRAFVQEAADTGIDIFRIFDALNNVDQMRPAIDAVRETGTTLAEVAMSYTGDLSNPNETIYTLDYYLRLAEEIVEAGAHVLAIKDMAGLLRAPAAATLVSALRSNFDLPVHVHTHDTPGGQLATYLAAWHAGADAVDGASAALAGTTSQPALSAIVAAAANSEFDTGLDLQAVCDLEPYWEALRRVYAPFESGLPAPTGRVYTHEIPGGQLSNLRQQAIALGLGDRFEEVEAAYAGADRLLGRLIKVTPSSKVVGDLALHLVGAGVSVDDFAAEPGKYDIPDSVIGFLRGDLGTPAGGWPEPFRSKALSGRAEPKPITPLAPEEEKALGGTSAERRRMLNRLLFPGPAKEFEQHRETYGDTTELSANQFFYGLRHGEEHRVRLDKGVELLIGLEAISDADEKGFRTVMCILNGQLRPVSVRDRSVAADIPAAEKADRNHPGHVAAPFAGTVTLVVSEGDSVSAGDTVATIEAMKMEAAITAPRGGRITRVAIGPVQQVEGGDLLVEVSTGDSAE; this is translated from the coding sequence ATGTTCTCGAAAGTGCTTGTCGCCAACCGTGGCGAGATCGCGATCCGCGCCTTCCGTGCCGCCTACGAACTGGGTGCCGGGACGGTCGCGGTGTTCCCGTACGAAGACCGGAACTCCCTGCATCGGTTGAAGGCCGACGAGGCCTATCAGATCGGCGATGAGGGACACCCGGTCCGCGCGTACCTGTCGGTCGAGAAGATCGTCGAAGCGGCCGTGTCGGCCGGCGCCGACGCGATCTACCCCGGCTACGGTTTCCTCTCGGAGAACCCGGATCTCGCCGCGGCGTGCGCAGAAGCGGGCATCACCTTCGTCGGTCCGTCGGCGGAGATCCTCGAGCTGACGGGCAACAAGGCCCGCGCGATCGCCTCGGCGAAGGCCGCCGGTCTGCCGGTGCTGGCATCGTCGGAGCCGTCGTCGGACGTCGACGCGTTGGTCGCCGCGTCGGAGACGATGAACTTCCCGGTCTTCGTCAAGGCCGTCGCCGGTGGTGGCGGACGCGGCATGCGCCGGGTCGCCGAGCCGTCCCAGCTGCGTGAGGCGATCGAAGCCGCCTCCCGCGAGGCGGATGCGGCTTTCGGTGATCCCACCGTCTTCCTGGAACAGGCCGTGGTCAACCCGCGGCACATCGAAGTGCAGATCCTCGCCGACAAGCACGGCAACGTCATCCACCTGTACGAGCGCGACTGCTCGGTGCAACGCCGGCATCAGAAGGTCATCGAGCTCGCCCCGGCCCCGAATCTGGACCCCGCGCTGCGCGACCGCATCTGCGCCGACGCCGTCGCCTTCGCCGAGGAGATCGGCTACCAGTGCGCGGGCACCGTCGAATTCCTCGTCGACGAGCGTGGCAACCACGTGTTCATCGAGATGAACCCGCGTATCCAGGTCGAGCACACGGTCACCGAGGAGATCACCGACGTCGACCTCGTGCAGTCCCAGCTGCGTATCGCTGCGGGAGAGTCGCTCGAGGAACTGGGCCTGTCGCAGGAGGGCATCACCATTCGCGGTGCGGCGCTGCAGTGCCGCATCACGACCGAGGACCCGGCCAACGGCTTCCGCCCGGACACCGGCCGCATCACCGGCTACCGCACCCCGGGTGGTGCCGGTATCCGTCTCGACGGCGGCACGTCGGTCGGCGCGGAGATCTCCGCCCACTTCGACTCGATGCTCGTCAAGCTCACCTGCCGTGGCCGGAACTTCGAGACCGCCGTGGCCCGTGCCCGCCGCGCGGTTGCCGAGTTCCGCATCCGCGGTGTCGCGACGAACATCCCCTTCCTGCAGGCAGTGCTCGACGACGCCGACTTCCGCGGGGGGAACGTCAACACCTCGTTCATCGAGGAACGTCCGCAGCTGCTGACCCTGCGCTCGTCCGCCGACCGCGGCACCAAGATCCTGAACTACCTTGCGGACGTCACGGTCAACAAGCCGCACGGCGAACGACCCACCACGCTCTACCCGCACGACAAGCTGCCCACGATCGATCCGAACGCCGAGCCGCCGGCCGGTTCGCGTCAGCGCCTGCTCGACCTCGGACCCGAGGGCTTCGCCCGTGCACTGCGTGAGCAGAAGGCGATCGGCGTCACCGACACCACCTTCCGCGACGCCCACCAGTCATTGCTCGCGACCCGCGTACGCAGCAAGGACCTGCTGACGGTCGCCGGGCACGTGGCCCGGATGACGCCGCAGCTGCTGTCGATCGAAGCGTGGGGCGGCGCGACCTACGACGTCGCGTTGCGCTTCCTGCACGAGGATCCGTGGGAGCGGCTGGCCGCGCTGCGCGAGGCGATCCCGAACATCAACCTGCAGATGTTGCTGCGTGGACGCAACACGGTCGGTTACACCCCCTACCCGGAGGCCGTCACCCGCGCGTTCGTGCAGGAGGCCGCCGACACGGGCATCGACATCTTCCGCATCTTCGACGCGCTGAACAACGTCGACCAGATGCGCCCGGCGATCGACGCGGTGCGCGAGACCGGCACGACGCTCGCCGAGGTCGCGATGTCGTACACCGGCGACCTGTCGAACCCGAACGAGACGATCTACACGCTCGACTACTACCTGCGGCTCGCCGAGGAGATCGTCGAGGCCGGTGCGCACGTGCTCGCCATCAAGGACATGGCCGGTCTGTTGCGCGCCCCGGCCGCCGCGACGCTCGTGTCGGCGCTGCGCAGCAACTTCGACCTGCCGGTCCACGTGCACACCCACGACACCCCGGGCGGGCAGCTCGCGACCTATCTCGCGGCCTGGCACGCCGGTGCCGACGCCGTCGACGGTGCGTCCGCGGCTCTCGCCGGCACGACGAGCCAGCCCGCCCTGTCGGCGATCGTCGCGGCTGCGGCGAACAGCGAGTTCGACACCGGGCTCGACCTGCAGGCGGTGTGCGACCTCGAGCCGTACTGGGAGGCGCTGCGCAGGGTCTACGCACCGTTCGAGTCGGGTCTTCCCGCCCCGACCGGCCGGGTCTACACCCACGAAATTCCCGGCGGTCAGTTGTCGAACCTGCGCCAGCAGGCCATCGCTCTGGGCCTCGGCGACCGCTTCGAAGAGGTCGAGGCCGCCTACGCCGGCGCCGACCGTCTCCTCGGCCGCCTGATCAAGGTCACGCCGTCGAGCAAGGTCGTCGGCGACCTCGCGCTGCACCTCGTCGGTGCCGGGGTCTCGGTCGATGACTTCGCCGCCGAGCCGGGTAAGTACGACATCCCCGATTCGGTCATCGGCTTCCTGCGGGGCGACCTCGGCACCCCCGCAGGCGGCTGGCCCGAGCCGTTCCGCAGCAAGGCGCTGTCGGGCCGAGCCGAGCCCAAGCCGATCACCCCGCTCGCGCCGGAGGAGGAGAAGGCCCTCGGCGGCACGTCGGCCGAGCGTCGCCGCATGCTCAACCGCCTGCTGTTCCCCGGACCGGCCAAGGAGTTCGAGCAGCACCGCGAGACCTACGGTGACACCACCGAGCTTTCGGCCAACCAGTTCTTCTACGGGTTGCGGCACGGTGAGGAGCACCGGGTGCGCTTGGACAAGGGCGTCGAACTGCTCATCGGTCTCGAGGCGATCTCCGACGCCGACGAGAAGGGTTTCCGCACGGTGATGTGCATCCTCAACGGGCAGCTGCGCCCGGTGTCGGTGCGCGACCGGTCGGTGGCCGCCGACATTCCGGCCGCGGAGAAGGCCGACCGTAACCATCCCGGTCACGTCGCCGCGCCGTTCGCCGGCACGGTCACCCTCGTGGTGTCCGAGGGCGACAGCGTCTCGGCGGGCGACACCGTCGCCACCATCGAGGCGATGAAGATGGAGGCCGCGATCACCGCGCCGCGCGGCGGACGCATCACACGTGTCGCGATCGGCCCGGTGCAACAGGTCGAAGGTGGCGACCTGCTCGTCGAGGTGTCCACGGGAGACAGCGCCGAGTGA
- the recG gene encoding ATP-dependent DNA helicase RecG: MATLADRLDHVLGRKTADALHDAFGMATVEDLLRHYPHRYATQGAELGESRPEEGQHVTIIARVESAQEVPMKSRAGKRLAVRLRSDRHSIDVTFFNPHRVKHNIKPGVRAMFSGTVKYFRDKWSLTHPSYLVLPEPRDAEDLVSAAPARVRGAGALAGLARTAQDGSGVDMSVFDRALIPMYRATREVESWTVMRCVRQVLDQLDRVDDPLPEWVRDEHGFVGLDEALRSIHLPDTKQEIDRARDRLRFDEAAAVQLVLAGRRHDVEVRSAPSCPHRDGGIADEFDRRLPFELTAGQLAVAEEISIDLAREHPMNRLLQGEVGSGKTIVALRAMLQVIDSGRQCALLAPTEVLAAQHARSLTTMLGDLAAAGELGAHELATRVTLLTGSMGVARKRAALNEAVTGDAGIVIGTHALIEDKVQFFDLGLVVIDEQHRFGVEQRDALRSRGRDGASPHVLVMTATPIPRTIAMTVLGDLEVSTLRELPRGRSPIVSRVVPAKVHPKWVDRAWERIHEEVAAGRQAYVVCSRIGDGDADDDALLDPGAPEQAGSGKGKQTPPETTSVLEQFEFLTSGPLRDLRVGLLHGRLPGDEKDAVMQAFNAAELDVLVCTTVVEVGVDVPNATVMVIVDADRFGVSQLHQLRGRVGRGGHQGLCLLVTDAKPGTPTMMRLEAVAGTTDGFQLAQLDLQLRREGDVLGVAQSGTVSTLRLLSLVDDADVIEAARDFSRTVTEKDPGLEHHPGLASMVRAALDVERVAYLDKS; encoded by the coding sequence GTGGCGACACTCGCGGACCGGCTCGATCATGTTCTCGGCCGCAAGACGGCGGACGCCTTGCACGACGCGTTCGGGATGGCCACCGTCGAAGATCTGCTGCGGCACTATCCGCACCGCTACGCCACCCAGGGCGCCGAGCTCGGCGAGAGCCGTCCCGAGGAGGGCCAGCACGTCACGATCATCGCGCGGGTCGAATCGGCGCAGGAGGTGCCGATGAAGTCCCGCGCCGGCAAACGCCTCGCGGTGCGGCTGCGCTCCGATCGCCACAGCATCGACGTCACCTTCTTCAATCCGCACCGGGTCAAGCACAACATCAAGCCCGGCGTGCGCGCGATGTTCTCGGGCACCGTGAAGTACTTCCGCGACAAGTGGAGCCTGACCCACCCCAGCTATCTCGTGCTGCCCGAGCCGCGCGACGCGGAGGACCTCGTCTCGGCGGCGCCCGCGCGGGTGCGGGGCGCCGGTGCCCTGGCGGGTCTCGCGCGCACGGCCCAGGACGGCTCCGGGGTGGACATGTCGGTCTTCGACCGTGCGCTGATCCCCATGTACCGCGCGACCCGCGAGGTCGAGTCGTGGACCGTCATGCGCTGCGTGCGGCAGGTGCTCGACCAGCTCGACCGCGTCGACGATCCGCTGCCCGAGTGGGTGCGCGACGAGCACGGCTTCGTGGGCCTCGACGAAGCCCTGCGGTCGATCCACCTGCCCGACACGAAGCAGGAGATCGACCGTGCGCGCGACCGCCTGCGATTCGACGAGGCCGCCGCGGTGCAGCTCGTGCTCGCGGGTCGCCGGCACGACGTCGAGGTGCGTTCGGCGCCGTCCTGCCCGCACCGCGACGGTGGGATCGCCGACGAGTTCGACCGGCGCCTGCCCTTCGAGCTGACGGCCGGGCAGCTCGCCGTGGCGGAGGAGATCTCCATCGATCTGGCCCGGGAACACCCGATGAACCGACTGCTCCAGGGCGAGGTGGGTTCGGGCAAGACCATCGTTGCGCTGCGGGCGATGCTGCAGGTGATCGACTCCGGGCGGCAGTGCGCCCTGCTCGCGCCCACCGAAGTGCTCGCGGCGCAGCACGCCCGCTCGTTGACGACGATGCTCGGCGACCTCGCGGCGGCGGGCGAACTGGGCGCCCACGAACTCGCGACCCGCGTGACCTTGCTGACCGGCTCGATGGGTGTCGCGCGCAAGCGGGCCGCGCTCAACGAGGCGGTGACGGGAGATGCCGGGATCGTCATCGGCACCCACGCGCTCATCGAGGACAAGGTGCAGTTCTTCGACCTGGGTCTGGTGGTGATCGACGAGCAGCACCGGTTCGGCGTCGAACAGCGCGACGCACTGCGGTCGCGTGGCCGCGACGGCGCGTCCCCGCACGTGCTGGTGATGACTGCGACGCCGATCCCGCGCACCATCGCCATGACCGTGCTCGGCGACCTCGAGGTCTCGACGCTGCGCGAACTGCCCCGCGGCCGGTCACCGATCGTCAGTCGCGTGGTGCCGGCGAAGGTGCACCCGAAGTGGGTCGACCGGGCGTGGGAGCGCATCCACGAGGAGGTCGCTGCGGGGAGACAGGCCTATGTGGTGTGTTCGCGTATCGGCGACGGTGATGCCGACGACGACGCGCTCCTCGATCCGGGCGCTCCCGAGCAGGCGGGCTCGGGGAAGGGCAAGCAGACGCCACCCGAGACCACCTCGGTGCTCGAGCAGTTCGAGTTCCTGACCTCCGGCCCGCTGCGCGACCTGCGGGTGGGGCTGCTGCACGGCCGGTTGCCCGGCGACGAGAAGGACGCCGTGATGCAGGCCTTCAACGCAGCGGAGCTCGACGTATTGGTGTGTACGACCGTCGTCGAGGTCGGTGTCGACGTGCCGAACGCGACGGTGATGGTGATCGTCGACGCCGATCGGTTCGGTGTCAGCCAGCTGCACCAGCTGCGCGGTCGCGTCGGCCGTGGTGGGCACCAGGGGCTGTGTCTGCTCGTGACCGACGCGAAGCCCGGCACACCGACGATGATGCGGCTCGAGGCCGTCGCCGGCACCACCGACGGGTTCCAACTCGCCCAGCTCGACCTGCAATTGCGCCGGGAGGGCGACGTCCTCGGCGTCGCCCAGTCCGGCACGGTGTCCACGCTCCGGTTGCTCTCGCTCGTCGACGACGCCGACGTCATCGAGGCGGCACGCGACTTCTCCCGGACGGTGACCGAGAAGGATCCCGGCCTCGAACACCATCCCGGGCTCGCGAGCATGGTGCGGGCGGCGCTCGACGTCGAGCGCGTCGCGTACCTCGACAAGTCCTGA
- a CDS encoding DAK2 domain-containing protein, translated as MLEAEDTVDGRALRRWVEFGVEALEQRRAEINSLNVFPVPDGDTGNNLLITLQAAAARIGGPADGALTASDVAEGLARGAFAGARGNSGIILAQALRGVADAVSGLTTVGAADLAAALSNAATLVTGALSAPAKGTIVSVLEAAADGAVRAARQTDATVCDVVAASADAAAEALQRTTTQLDVLAEAGVVDAGGLGLLVLLDCLVEVTTGTRPDRRMVLAGASRPVVEPEIVDDRDDSDQQEYEVMYLVESSDGARIDTLRSALDALGDSVAIVAGESGCWSVHVHCCDPGAAVEAGLAAGALRRIDITCFALESARRGCGDSGTTVVPAYTGAGEESRAVLAVVGGDGAAELFEAEGAQVLRAEEISVPDELLSAIRALPSRDVLVLPNGALSAQDVVAVGARARREGREVMFLPSSSVVQGLASLAVHDPMRATVDDAFAMSEAASCVRWGSLRYANERALTWVGTCEPGDSLGLAGHDVVVIEHDLVTAGASLLDRILAAGGELVTMLVGADAPDGLVEQLADHLDRRHPEIDVVVYQGGQRSDLLQLGVE; from the coding sequence TTGCTCGAAGCCGAGGACACGGTGGACGGGCGGGCGCTGCGCCGATGGGTCGAGTTCGGTGTGGAAGCGCTCGAACAGCGCCGAGCCGAGATCAACTCGCTCAACGTCTTTCCGGTGCCCGACGGGGACACCGGAAACAACCTGCTCATCACCCTGCAGGCCGCCGCGGCCCGGATCGGCGGGCCTGCGGACGGCGCGCTCACCGCATCCGACGTCGCCGAGGGGCTCGCACGCGGCGCCTTCGCCGGCGCACGCGGCAATTCGGGGATCATCCTGGCGCAGGCCCTGCGCGGGGTGGCCGACGCGGTCTCCGGGCTGACGACCGTCGGCGCCGCGGATCTCGCCGCCGCTCTCTCGAACGCCGCGACACTCGTGACCGGAGCGCTCAGCGCGCCCGCGAAGGGCACCATCGTCAGTGTCCTCGAAGCCGCAGCCGACGGCGCCGTCCGGGCCGCCCGGCAGACCGATGCGACCGTGTGCGACGTGGTCGCCGCGAGCGCCGACGCCGCGGCCGAGGCGCTGCAGCGCACCACCACCCAGCTCGACGTCCTCGCCGAGGCCGGGGTGGTCGACGCCGGCGGCCTCGGCCTGCTCGTGCTGCTCGACTGCCTGGTCGAAGTCACCACGGGAACGCGACCCGACCGCCGGATGGTGCTCGCCGGTGCCTCGCGTCCCGTGGTCGAACCCGAGATCGTAGACGACCGTGACGACAGCGACCAGCAGGAATACGAGGTGATGTATCTCGTCGAGAGCTCCGACGGTGCGCGCATCGACACCCTGCGTTCGGCTCTCGACGCGTTGGGCGACTCCGTAGCGATCGTCGCCGGGGAGTCGGGTTGCTGGTCCGTGCACGTGCACTGCTGCGATCCCGGAGCGGCGGTCGAAGCCGGCCTCGCTGCCGGCGCCCTGCGCCGCATCGACATCACGTGCTTCGCGCTCGAGTCCGCGCGTCGCGGGTGCGGCGACTCGGGTACGACCGTCGTCCCGGCGTACACCGGCGCGGGGGAGGAGTCCCGGGCGGTCCTCGCGGTGGTCGGCGGCGACGGTGCCGCCGAACTGTTCGAAGCGGAGGGCGCCCAGGTGCTGCGGGCGGAGGAGATCTCCGTCCCGGACGAGTTGCTCTCGGCGATCAGGGCGCTGCCGAGCCGGGACGTCCTCGTACTGCCCAACGGCGCGCTCTCCGCGCAGGACGTCGTCGCCGTGGGCGCCCGGGCGCGGCGGGAGGGTCGCGAAGTGATGTTCCTGCCGTCGTCCTCGGTGGTCCAGGGGCTGGCGTCGTTGGCCGTGCACGATCCGATGCGGGCCACCGTCGACGACGCCTTCGCGATGTCGGAGGCGGCGTCGTGTGTGCGTTGGGGGTCGCTGCGGTACGCGAACGAACGCGCTCTGACCTGGGTCGGAACGTGCGAGCCCGGCGACAGTCTCGGCCTCGCCGGCCATGATGTCGTAGTGATCGAGCATGATCTGGTGACAGCGGGAGCGTCGCTGCTCGACAGGATTCTCGCCGCGGGCGGCGAGCTCGTGACGATGCTGGTCGGTGCGGACGCCCCCGACGGACTCGTCGAGCAGCTGGCCGACCACCTCGATCGCCGCCACCCGGAGATCGACGTGGTGGTCTACCAGGGCGGTCAGCGCAGCGACCTGCTGCAGCTCGGCGTCGAGTAG
- the rpmB gene encoding 50S ribosomal protein L28: MAAVCDVCAKGPGFGKSVSHSHRRTNRRWNPNIQSVRAQVAPGNTRKMNVCTSCLKAGKVVRG; encoded by the coding sequence ATGGCTGCCGTCTGCGACGTATGCGCCAAGGGCCCCGGCTTCGGGAAGTCGGTCTCGCACTCGCACCGGCGTACCAACCGTCGCTGGAACCCGAACATCCAGAGCGTGCGCGCTCAGGTTGCACCGGGCAACACCCGCAAGATGAACGTGTGCACCTCCTGCCTCAAGGCCGGCAAGGTCGTCCGCGGCTGA
- a CDS encoding enoyl-CoA hydratase/isomerase family protein, giving the protein MTENQISFPADNGSPHSLVSVEDRVLRIAVATSEYGTSLSPVGMEQGIAALRAAGPEIGAVLLVGEGANFCAGGNVHGFATAEDRGAHLFDIANLFHDFVRELDKAAVPVVAAVHGWAAGAGMSLALLADIALAGPGTKMRAAYPSIGFSPDGGMSWTLPRIVGPARAREIIMTDAVIGADEAVRLGLLSRLVADGEIQSEGLRLARTLAHGPTQSYASIRSLVAESAGRSLSEHLDAEAAAISAAATSPTGIEGVDSFVAKRRPDWDSIRA; this is encoded by the coding sequence ATGACCGAGAACCAAATTTCCTTTCCTGCCGACAACGGCTCTCCTCACTCGCTGGTGAGTGTGGAAGACCGGGTCCTGCGGATTGCCGTAGCGACCTCCGAGTACGGCACCTCCCTGTCCCCCGTAGGGATGGAGCAGGGCATCGCGGCCCTGCGTGCGGCAGGCCCGGAGATCGGCGCTGTACTGCTCGTCGGCGAAGGCGCGAACTTCTGTGCGGGCGGCAACGTCCACGGATTCGCCACGGCCGAGGATCGCGGTGCCCACCTGTTCGACATCGCCAATCTCTTCCACGACTTCGTCCGCGAGCTGGACAAGGCCGCCGTCCCGGTCGTCGCCGCCGTGCACGGCTGGGCTGCGGGCGCAGGCATGAGCCTCGCGCTGCTCGCGGACATCGCGCTCGCCGGCCCGGGTACGAAGATGCGCGCCGCGTACCCCTCGATCGGCTTCTCGCCGGACGGCGGGATGTCGTGGACCCTGCCGCGGATCGTCGGCCCGGCGCGGGCGCGCGAGATCATCATGACCGATGCCGTGATCGGCGCCGACGAAGCCGTGCGCCTGGGTCTGCTGAGCCGGCTCGTCGCCGACGGGGAGATCCAGAGCGAGGGGTTGCGGCTCGCCCGGACCCTCGCCCACGGCCCGACGCAGTCCTACGCCTCGATCCGCTCGCTCGTCGCCGAGTCGGCAGGACGGTCGCTGTCGGAGCACCTCGACGCGGAAGCCGCCGCGATCTCCGCGGCCGCGACGAGCCCCACGGGCATCGAGGGCGTCGATTCGTTCGTCGCCAAGCGACGCCCCGATTGGGATTCGATCCGGGCCTGA
- a CDS encoding uracil-DNA glycosylase has protein sequence MADTVDTQSASGGEDEPRSGRPLSELVDPGWARALEPVADDITAMGQFLRAELAAGRNYLPSGPNVLRAFTQPFEAVRVLIVGQDPYPTPGHAVGLSFSVAPDVRPIPRSLANIYREYTEDLDLPQPSTGDLSPWTQHGVLLLNRVLTVAPGQPASHRGKGWEVVTEQAIRALVARGTPLVAILWGRDAATLEPMLGGVPTVKSAHPSPLSASRGFFGSRPFTRANALLVEQGGEPVDWRLP, from the coding sequence GTGGCCGACACCGTCGACACACAGTCCGCGTCCGGTGGAGAGGATGAACCCCGGTCCGGTCGGCCCCTCTCCGAACTCGTCGACCCCGGGTGGGCTCGAGCGCTCGAACCCGTCGCCGACGACATCACCGCGATGGGGCAGTTCCTCCGCGCGGAACTGGCCGCGGGACGCAACTACCTGCCGTCCGGGCCGAACGTGCTGCGCGCCTTCACCCAGCCGTTCGAAGCGGTACGGGTACTCATCGTCGGGCAGGACCCCTATCCGACGCCCGGCCACGCTGTGGGACTGAGCTTCTCGGTGGCTCCGGACGTCCGTCCGATCCCTCGCAGTCTCGCCAACATCTACCGCGAGTACACCGAGGATCTCGATCTGCCGCAGCCGTCCACGGGCGACCTGTCGCCGTGGACGCAGCACGGAGTCCTGTTGCTCAATCGGGTGCTCACGGTGGCGCCGGGCCAGCCGGCCTCGCATCGGGGCAAGGGCTGGGAGGTGGTGACCGAGCAGGCCATCCGCGCGCTGGTCGCGCGCGGTACCCCGCTCGTCGCGATCCTGTGGGGCCGCGACGCGGCGACCCTCGAACCCATGCTCGGCGGTGTGCCCACCGTGAAGTCGGCGCATCCGTCCCCGCTGTCGGCCTCCCGTGGATTCTTCGGGTCGCGTCCGTTCACCCGTGCGAACGCTCTCCTCGTCGAGCAGGGCGGCGAACCGGTGGACTGGCGACTGCCCTGA
- a CDS encoding gamma carbonic anhydrase family protein, giving the protein MAVYALGERVPDIHPDAWVHPDAVVIGNVTLGAGASVWPSAVLRGDYGTITVGEKTNIQDGTIIHCTAIEATVIGARCVVGHNAHIEGSTIGDGALIGSGSLVLNGSVIGAGAQVAAGALIPPRFELPPRRMAMGIPAKVREGYEIPENNFDANAEMYAANAAYYRTALRRIDQE; this is encoded by the coding sequence ATGGCTGTCTACGCACTCGGCGAGCGTGTCCCCGATATCCATCCCGACGCGTGGGTTCACCCCGACGCGGTCGTGATCGGCAACGTCACCCTCGGTGCCGGGGCCTCCGTATGGCCCTCCGCGGTGCTGCGCGGAGACTACGGCACGATCACCGTGGGGGAGAAGACCAACATCCAGGACGGCACGATCATCCACTGCACCGCGATCGAGGCCACCGTCATCGGCGCGCGGTGCGTCGTCGGCCACAACGCACACATCGAGGGTTCCACCATCGGCGACGGTGCACTGATCGGATCGGGTTCGCTCGTCCTCAACGGATCGGTCATCGGTGCCGGTGCTCAGGTCGCCGCCGGCGCCCTGATCCCTCCGCGATTCGAACTTCCGCCCCGCCGCATGGCGATGGGCATCCCCGCGAAGGTCCGCGAAGGGTACGAAATTCCCGAGAACAACTTCGACGCCAACGCAGAGATGTACGCGGCGAACGCGGCCTACTACCGGACCGCTCTCCGCCGTATCGACCAGGAGTGA
- a CDS encoding thiamine-phosphate kinase has protein sequence MTNPTGPTVSDIGEFPVIERAVRARRQPRSTLVGPGHDAAVVAAADGRIAISTDMLVEGRHFRLDWSSPQQVGRKAVAQNGADVAAVGARPTAFVVGLGCPPDTPVAVLDGISTGIGEAAEEIGAGVVGGDLVQAGQVIVSVTVLGELEGRPPLLRSTAQPGDVVALAGSTGRSAAGLALLLAGNREFPELVASHLVPAPPYVAGPAAAAAGAHACTDISDGLVADLGHICAASEVAIDLDAAALAPDTQLRKAGEALAADPWEWILTGGEDHALAACFPREVALPDGWRPIGVVLEGAGVTVDGKSRSGSGGWESFAPGAASRGPDSR, from the coding sequence GTGACGAACCCGACCGGACCCACCGTCTCCGACATCGGGGAATTCCCCGTGATCGAGCGGGCGGTGAGGGCGCGGCGACAGCCACGCAGCACGCTCGTCGGTCCGGGGCACGACGCTGCGGTCGTCGCAGCGGCCGACGGCCGTATCGCGATCTCGACCGACATGCTCGTCGAAGGACGTCACTTTCGGCTCGACTGGTCCAGCCCGCAGCAGGTCGGACGCAAGGCCGTCGCCCAGAACGGAGCGGACGTCGCCGCGGTCGGGGCGCGCCCCACCGCTTTCGTCGTCGGTCTCGGGTGCCCGCCCGACACTCCCGTCGCCGTACTCGACGGCATCTCCACGGGAATCGGAGAAGCCGCGGAGGAGATCGGCGCCGGAGTCGTGGGAGGCGACCTCGTGCAGGCCGGCCAGGTGATCGTTTCGGTCACCGTACTCGGCGAACTCGAGGGACGACCCCCGCTGCTCCGCTCGACCGCCCAGCCCGGGGACGTCGTCGCACTCGCCGGCAGCACCGGTCGCTCGGCGGCCGGCCTCGCTCTGCTGCTCGCCGGCAACCGGGAATTTCCCGAGCTCGTCGCGTCCCATCTCGTGCCCGCTCCGCCCTACGTCGCAGGTCCTGCTGCGGCTGCGGCGGGCGCCCACGCCTGCACCGATATCTCCGACGGTCTCGTCGCCGACCTCGGGCACATCTGTGCCGCCTCGGAGGTCGCGATCGACCTGGACGCCGCTGCGCTCGCTCCCGACACGCAGCTGCGGAAGGCCGGCGAGGCGCTGGCGGCCGACCCGTGGGAGTGGATCCTCACCGGCGGCGAGGACCACGCCCTCGCCGCATGTTTCCCGCGCGAGGTCGCCCTCCCGGACGGATGGCGGCCGATCGGGGTGGTGCTCGAGGGCGCCGGTGTCACTGTCGACGGGAAAAGCCGGAGCGGATCCGGAGGCTGGGAGAGCTTCGCGCCGGGCGCTGCATCTCGAGGTCCCGACTCGAGATAG